Proteins found in one Terribacillus sp. DMT04 genomic segment:
- a CDS encoding multidrug efflux SMR transporter, with protein MGYLFLAASILFEVLSSTMLKLSNGFKNIIPIVVLVAGYGVSFYALSKTLQVLPLGIVYATWSGVGTVLTVIIGMLLFKEKINKKGVLGIAVLLVGLVLMNISK; from the coding sequence GTGGGCTATCTATTTTTAGCAGCTTCTATTCTTTTTGAGGTATTAAGCTCGACGATGCTGAAATTATCGAACGGTTTTAAGAACATAATTCCTATAGTTGTATTAGTTGCAGGATATGGCGTCAGCTTCTATGCACTATCCAAAACGCTGCAAGTATTGCCGCTTGGTATCGTCTATGCAACTTGGAGCGGGGTAGGGACCGTACTGACGGTCATAATTGGTATGCTGCTGTTTAAAGAAAAAATTAATAAAAAAGGTGTCTTAGGGATTGCTGTTTTACTTGTGGGCCTTGTGCTAATGAACATTTCAAAATAA
- a CDS encoding TetR/AcrR family transcriptional regulator, with the protein MNTKGKILDATAELILEEGVSNVTLAKIAKKAAVSKGGLLYHYHTKEALFQELNFAAIREFEEAMARHLAEQNGKGAFTRAYALATLEDIKKEGSPRSTALISIFSDYPEIMAVWQEGYTRWQQRFEQDGLTWEAAATIRFVCDGLWFNEVAGTMRVSDFAADLLHKLLARIDKEEE; encoded by the coding sequence GTGAATACAAAGGGAAAAATATTAGATGCTACGGCTGAACTTATATTGGAAGAAGGCGTGAGTAATGTCACATTAGCGAAAATTGCCAAGAAGGCAGCTGTAAGTAAGGGTGGCTTGTTATATCACTACCATACAAAAGAAGCATTATTTCAGGAACTTAATTTCGCGGCAATTCGTGAATTTGAAGAAGCAATGGCCCGTCATCTTGCAGAGCAAAATGGCAAGGGAGCTTTTACCAGAGCGTATGCGCTGGCGACACTAGAAGATATTAAGAAAGAGGGTTCCCCGCGCAGCACAGCACTTATTTCTATCTTTAGTGATTATCCGGAAATTATGGCAGTTTGGCAGGAAGGTTATACAAGATGGCAGCAGCGGTTTGAACAAGACGGCTTAACGTGGGAAGCTGCTGCCACCATTCGCTTTGTCTGTGATGGACTTTGGTTTAACGAAGTGGCTGGAACGATGCGTGTATCTGATTTTGCAGCCGACTTATTACACAAGCTGCTTGCGCGTATAGATAAAGAAGAGGAGTGA
- the betA gene encoding choline dehydrogenase, protein MSETYDIVIVGGGSAGSVLGGRLSEDGTKSVLVLEAGRSDYAWDLLIQMPAALPFPAGKSLYDWKYESDPEPYMNGRRIKHARGKLLGGSSSINGMIYQRGNPMDYERWGADEGMETWNFAHCLPYFKRLENALGSPNDNLRGHDGPIKLERGPATNPLFQAFFNAGVEAGYSRTPDVNGFRQEGFGPFDKHVYKGRRLSASRAYLHPAMKRENLTVRTRAFVKHIDFDGKKATGLTYERNGKTHQVKAGEVILSGGAINTPQLLQLSGVGDAEHLRSLGIKPVAHLPGVGENLQDHLEVYIQHACPLPVSEQPSLNKARMPWIGLQWLLGRTGPAATNHFEGGGFVRSNEDVDYPNLMYHFLPLAVRYDGQKAPTDHGFQVHVGPMYSDARGSLKIRSKDPKEYPSMVYNYLSTEQDRREWVEAIRVTRRIMSQPAMKRYNAAELSPGPSVQTDEEILDWVKEDAETALHPSCTAKMGPASDPMSVVDPKTMKVHGLENLRVVDASAMPYVTNGNIHAPVLMLAEKAADLILGRKPLDPIDADFYRHGVHPADAGTVTQ, encoded by the coding sequence ATGAGTGAAACATATGATATTGTCATCGTAGGAGGCGGGAGTGCTGGTTCTGTACTCGGCGGCCGTTTAAGTGAAGATGGGACGAAAAGTGTACTTGTTTTAGAGGCAGGGCGCAGTGACTATGCATGGGATTTATTAATTCAAATGCCGGCAGCATTGCCATTCCCAGCAGGTAAAAGCCTTTATGATTGGAAATACGAATCTGATCCTGAACCATATATGAATGGACGCCGAATTAAGCATGCAAGAGGAAAACTGCTCGGCGGCTCAAGTTCCATTAACGGAATGATTTATCAGCGCGGAAATCCGATGGACTATGAACGCTGGGGTGCGGATGAAGGGATGGAAACATGGAACTTTGCGCATTGTCTTCCTTATTTCAAACGCTTAGAAAACGCATTAGGATCACCAAATGATAATCTTCGCGGCCATGACGGACCAATTAAATTAGAACGCGGACCAGCGACGAATCCGCTATTCCAAGCATTCTTTAATGCAGGTGTAGAAGCCGGTTATTCAAGAACCCCTGATGTAAACGGTTTTCGTCAGGAAGGATTTGGACCCTTTGATAAACATGTATACAAAGGACGCCGCCTGTCAGCTTCCCGTGCTTACCTGCATCCGGCAATGAAACGTGAAAACTTAACAGTAAGAACACGTGCTTTTGTGAAGCATATTGATTTTGACGGTAAAAAAGCGACAGGATTAACATATGAGCGAAATGGAAAGACACATCAAGTAAAAGCTGGCGAGGTTATTCTCTCAGGCGGTGCTATTAATACGCCGCAGCTGCTTCAACTGTCAGGCGTTGGAGATGCTGAACATCTTCGCTCACTTGGTATTAAGCCAGTAGCACATCTTCCGGGTGTAGGAGAGAATCTTCAGGATCACTTGGAAGTCTATATCCAACATGCATGTCCGCTTCCTGTATCCGAACAGCCTAGTTTAAATAAAGCACGCATGCCTTGGATTGGTTTGCAATGGCTGCTTGGGCGTACAGGCCCGGCTGCGACTAACCATTTTGAAGGCGGGGGGTTCGTTCGTTCCAATGAAGATGTTGACTATCCGAATTTGATGTATCACTTCCTTCCATTGGCGGTACGGTATGATGGCCAAAAAGCACCAACGGATCACGGTTTCCAAGTGCATGTAGGGCCAATGTACTCTGATGCTCGAGGATCATTGAAAATCCGCTCAAAAGATCCAAAAGAGTATCCAAGCATGGTCTACAATTATCTTTCTACGGAACAGGACAGACGAGAGTGGGTAGAAGCGATACGAGTGACCCGTAGGATTATGTCTCAACCAGCAATGAAGCGTTACAATGCAGCAGAACTGTCACCAGGTCCTTCTGTTCAGACAGACGAAGAAATTTTAGATTGGGTAAAAGAAGATGCAGAAACAGCTCTTCATCCATCTTGTACAGCTAAAATGGGACCTGCTTCAGATCCAATGTCTGTTGTTGATCCGAAAACGATGAAAGTACACGGACTTGAAAATCTTCGAGTAGTCGATGCATCGGCTATGCCTTATGTTACAAACGGCAATATCCATGCACCAGTATTAATGCTGGCAGAAAAAGCAGCCGATCTTATCCTTGGCCGTAAGCCGCTGGATCCGATTGATGCCGATTTCTATCGCCATGGCGTCCATCCAGCTGATGCGGGAACAGTAACACAATAA
- the betB gene encoding betaine-aldehyde dehydrogenase, translated as MNLKLQQYINGEWVNAISGNTREIINPFNQEIIATVPEGDEADTKAAITAAREAFDKGEWSSLPAIERGTMVKKIADLIERDKEELAYLESLDTGKTMDESRGDMDDIAGVFRYYGELADKDGGELINSPVPNAISKVVHEPVGVCGQITPWNYPLLQASWKLAPALATGNALIMKPSEITPLTTIKVFELMEEAGVPAGVANLVLGAGDTVGAELSNNTDVDLISFTGGIATGKKIMQAASVNVKKLALELGGKNPNIIFADADFEVAVDQALNGVFFHAGQICSAGTRLIVEESIHDKFVNALVERVKKFKLGNGFDEDTQMGPLISAEHLAKVEKYVETGMEEGATLAVGGKRPEDPELQKGFFYLPTIFTDCTTDMRIVQDEAFGPIITVEKFTTEEEAIKLSNDSIYGLAGGVWTNDIAKAERCVAKMRMGTVWINDFNLYFPHAPWGGFKQSGIGRELGRLGMEEYTETKHIFQNLKPESINWF; from the coding sequence ATGAATCTAAAACTGCAGCAATACATAAATGGTGAATGGGTGAATGCGATCTCCGGAAACACTCGTGAGATTATAAATCCATTTAACCAAGAAATCATCGCCACTGTTCCAGAAGGTGATGAAGCAGATACGAAGGCAGCCATCACGGCAGCAAGAGAAGCATTTGATAAAGGAGAATGGTCATCACTTCCTGCGATTGAGCGAGGAACTATGGTAAAGAAGATAGCTGATTTAATTGAAAGAGACAAAGAAGAGCTTGCTTATCTTGAATCATTGGATACAGGAAAAACAATGGATGAAAGCCGCGGAGACATGGATGACATCGCGGGTGTATTTCGCTACTATGGTGAACTTGCTGATAAAGATGGCGGAGAATTAATAAATTCCCCAGTACCAAACGCTATTAGTAAAGTAGTGCATGAACCTGTTGGCGTTTGCGGTCAAATTACACCTTGGAATTATCCATTGCTGCAAGCATCTTGGAAACTTGCTCCGGCACTTGCGACAGGAAATGCACTAATCATGAAGCCAAGTGAAATTACACCGCTGACTACGATAAAAGTGTTTGAACTAATGGAAGAGGCAGGCGTACCTGCTGGTGTTGCAAATCTAGTTCTTGGAGCTGGCGATACAGTTGGAGCAGAGCTTTCTAATAATACAGATGTAGACCTTATCTCATTTACAGGCGGCATTGCGACCGGAAAGAAAATCATGCAAGCAGCAAGCGTGAACGTGAAAAAGCTTGCACTAGAGCTTGGCGGAAAAAATCCGAATATTATATTTGCTGATGCAGATTTTGAAGTAGCTGTTGATCAAGCATTAAACGGTGTGTTTTTCCACGCAGGACAGATTTGTTCTGCTGGTACCAGATTGATTGTCGAAGAAAGCATACACGATAAGTTTGTGAACGCACTCGTGGAGCGAGTGAAGAAATTCAAGCTTGGAAACGGTTTTGACGAAGATACGCAAATGGGACCGCTTATTTCAGCAGAACATCTTGCGAAAGTAGAGAAATATGTAGAAACAGGGATGGAAGAAGGAGCTACCTTAGCGGTTGGCGGCAAACGTCCAGAAGATCCGGAACTGCAAAAAGGATTCTTCTACCTGCCTACTATTTTTACAGACTGCACAACAGACATGCGCATTGTGCAAGATGAAGCTTTTGGTCCAATTATCACGGTTGAAAAGTTCACAACAGAAGAGGAAGCGATAAAGCTTTCTAATGACTCCATTTACGGACTTGCTGGCGGTGTTTGGACCAATGATATTGCCAAAGCCGAGCGCTGTGTAGCGAAAATGCGCATGGGAACTGTTTGGATTAATGATTTCAACCTGTATTTTCCGCATGCTCCATGGGGCGGATTTAAGCAGTCTGGTATTGGACGCGAGCTAGGCAGACTAGGAATGGAAGAATATACAGAAACAAAGCATATCTTCCAAAATCTTAAGCCTGAATCTATTAATTGGTTCTAA
- a CDS encoding GbsR/MarR family transcriptional regulator — MSESTEGSNSRLEQAKDKVIGTIAETMDLYGVTPATANLYAMMYFKDQMTLDEMRTELEMSKPSMSTSVRRLQEIKMVKRTFTRGSRKHTYIAEKNFFRSFMGFYCQMWEREVKMNMEAIEESQKDFIDIIKDAANTPEVAAEAQQYYDQLEESKTYYHWLDDLVASIRSGKIFEFLPKDQPD; from the coding sequence ATGAGTGAATCTACTGAAGGATCTAACAGCAGACTAGAACAGGCGAAAGATAAAGTCATCGGCACCATTGCAGAGACGATGGATTTGTATGGGGTTACACCAGCTACAGCCAATTTATATGCGATGATGTACTTTAAAGATCAGATGACGCTTGATGAAATGCGTACCGAACTCGAGATGAGCAAGCCGAGTATGAGTACTAGTGTACGCAGGCTTCAAGAGATAAAGATGGTAAAAAGAACTTTTACACGCGGCTCCAGGAAACATACTTATATAGCGGAGAAAAATTTCTTCCGTTCCTTTATGGGCTTTTATTGTCAGATGTGGGAACGAGAAGTCAAAATGAATATGGAAGCTATTGAGGAATCTCAAAAAGATTTTATCGATATTATAAAAGACGCTGCCAACACACCAGAAGTTGCAGCTGAAGCACAGCAATACTATGATCAATTAGAAGAATCGAAGACGTACTACCATTGGCTGGACGATTTAGTAGCAAGTATAAGAAGCGGAAAGATATTTGAATTCTTACCGAAAGACCAGCCAGATTAA
- a CDS encoding glycine betaine ABC transporter substrate-binding protein, with the protein MNKWRKPLSLIAAILMVAALAACGNNSSADADSGEITIGQVNWAENVAITNMWKVILEDEGYDVKLNNLNMGVTMKALKGGDLDASLEIWLPVQDANYLKQYKDSVNFSDATWYDNAKVGLVVPSYVENVNSIEDLNDHKELFNGKIVGFDPGAGTMEVTEQLLKDYDLNYELLKSSESAMLAEIRKAVKDKEPIVAPLWSPHWIFSKYDLKFLEDPQNTYGGVEKIHHATRQGFEEDYPQVSQWFKNWKMNDQQIGELIEYVEGANTPIEGAEKWVEENQDLVNEWVK; encoded by the coding sequence ATGAACAAATGGAGAAAACCACTTAGTCTTATTGCAGCAATTTTAATGGTCGCAGCACTGGCAGCATGCGGAAACAACAGCAGTGCTGATGCAGACTCAGGAGAAATAACGATTGGCCAAGTTAACTGGGCTGAAAATGTTGCTATCACAAATATGTGGAAAGTAATTTTAGAAGACGAAGGCTATGACGTAAAGCTAAACAACTTGAATATGGGTGTGACGATGAAGGCGTTAAAAGGCGGCGACTTAGATGCTAGTTTAGAGATATGGCTGCCAGTACAGGATGCTAATTATTTGAAGCAATATAAGGATTCCGTTAACTTCTCGGATGCTACTTGGTATGACAATGCGAAAGTTGGACTTGTTGTCCCTTCCTACGTAGAGAATGTTAATAGTATAGAAGACTTAAACGACCATAAAGAACTTTTCAATGGCAAAATAGTTGGTTTTGACCCAGGTGCAGGTACAATGGAAGTCACAGAACAACTGCTGAAGGATTATGACCTGAATTACGAACTGCTAAAAAGTTCAGAATCTGCGATGTTAGCTGAAATTAGGAAAGCAGTAAAAGATAAAGAACCAATAGTAGCACCACTTTGGAGCCCGCACTGGATTTTCTCAAAATATGATCTGAAATTTTTGGAGGATCCGCAAAATACATATGGCGGTGTTGAAAAAATTCACCATGCCACAAGACAAGGATTTGAAGAAGATTACCCTCAAGTAAGCCAGTGGTTTAAGAATTGGAAGATGAATGATCAGCAAATTGGTGAGCTGATTGAATATGTAGAAGGTGCTAATACACCTATTGAAGGCGCTGAAAAATGGGTGGAAGAAAATCAGGATTTGGTTAACGAATGGGTAAAATAA
- the licT gene encoding BglG family transcription antiterminator LicT, which yields MQIKQVLNNNVITVLDEQDQELVIMGRGIAFGRKAGDEVDKSRIEKTFKLDDKEMNKRLLELLAEIPLSFVEVSEEIIQYAKKHTNKKIHDNIYVSLTDHIYYAVERFQQGIDIKNALLWETKRFYPEEYRIGQHALSIIAEKVGIILPEDEAGFIALHIVNAQMNEDMPVMINITKFIQDVLHIVKFHFGIEYEEESLAYYRFVTHLKFFAQRILNHRTQKEDDNSLFEMVKTNYSRAYACAQKVQSYIQKMYHEQLTNEDMLYLTIHIHRIVQKKEEKK from the coding sequence ATGCAGATCAAGCAAGTGCTGAATAACAACGTCATCACCGTCTTGGATGAACAGGACCAAGAACTGGTTATCATGGGACGGGGCATTGCCTTTGGTCGCAAAGCTGGCGACGAAGTAGATAAATCACGGATTGAGAAAACGTTTAAGCTGGACGATAAAGAAATGAATAAACGGTTATTGGAATTATTAGCGGAAATTCCTCTATCATTTGTAGAAGTATCCGAAGAGATCATCCAATATGCCAAAAAGCACACAAATAAAAAAATACATGACAATATCTATGTTAGTCTGACAGATCATATTTATTATGCTGTGGAAAGATTTCAGCAGGGTATAGATATTAAAAACGCACTGCTTTGGGAGACAAAACGGTTTTATCCGGAAGAATATCGGATTGGCCAGCACGCCTTGTCCATCATCGCAGAGAAGGTCGGTATTATTCTGCCAGAGGACGAAGCTGGCTTTATCGCCTTGCACATCGTTAATGCGCAAATGAACGAAGATATGCCCGTAATGATTAATATTACAAAGTTTATTCAGGATGTGCTTCATATTGTGAAGTTCCACTTTGGTATTGAGTATGAAGAAGAATCATTGGCTTATTACCGTTTTGTCACACACCTAAAATTCTTTGCCCAGCGAATTCTAAATCACCGCACACAGAAAGAAGACGATAATAGTCTCTTTGAAATGGTGAAAACTAACTACAGCAGGGCTTATGCATGTGCCCAGAAAGTACAGTCTTATATTCAAAAGATGTACCACGAGCAGCTTACGAATGAGGATATGCTTTACCTGACAATCCATATCCACCGGATTGTCCAGAAAAAAGAAGAAAAGAAATAG
- a CDS encoding ribonucleotide-diphosphate reductase subunit beta yields the protein MAKLMKATVLEPKHPNKATALFNGEASGILHWDNVAYPHFYDLRKTIRGLFWTANEVNMVADTKQFASLSDEERTAFLKIIGLLATLDGPQTDIASKVAAYSTDPSVKSILATIADQESEHNHSYTYVLASVTNYDNQIASFNEGRTDEVLLERNKRIATVYNEFAENPTIETVLKAMVYSALLEGLFFYSGFAFFYNLARNQKMVGTSTMISYINRDELHHGRFISELFRATLAENPEYNNEQFIEWVYKEFRHSVEQETKWSRYVLAGIDGIDLDDMEGYVKYRANKMLRMLGLSEIYEGYEKNPMKWIRAYTDNFNGTKSDFFEQKSRQYTKTSDLNGFDDL from the coding sequence ATGGCTAAATTGATGAAAGCAACGGTACTTGAACCGAAGCATCCAAATAAAGCAACTGCATTATTCAATGGCGAAGCGAGCGGTATCCTGCATTGGGATAACGTGGCTTACCCGCATTTTTATGACTTGCGTAAAACAATTCGCGGTCTATTTTGGACTGCAAATGAAGTAAATATGGTGGCCGACACGAAGCAATTCGCGAGTCTATCAGATGAAGAACGAACAGCATTTTTGAAAATTATCGGTTTGCTTGCGACATTAGATGGTCCGCAAACGGATATCGCCTCCAAAGTCGCTGCCTATTCGACAGATCCAAGTGTCAAATCGATTTTGGCAACAATAGCTGACCAGGAGAGCGAGCATAACCATAGCTATACGTATGTACTAGCATCGGTTACGAATTACGATAATCAAATTGCTTCCTTTAATGAAGGACGTACAGATGAAGTACTGCTGGAGCGCAATAAGCGCATTGCTACAGTGTATAACGAATTTGCTGAAAACCCGACAATTGAGACTGTGCTGAAGGCCATGGTATATTCCGCGTTATTAGAAGGTCTATTCTTCTACAGCGGTTTTGCATTTTTTTACAATTTAGCACGAAATCAAAAAATGGTCGGTACATCGACGATGATCTCGTATATCAACCGGGACGAGCTGCATCATGGCCGCTTTATTAGTGAATTGTTCCGTGCGACGTTAGCGGAGAATCCAGAATACAATAACGAGCAGTTCATCGAGTGGGTATATAAAGAATTCCGTCATTCTGTCGAGCAAGAGACAAAATGGAGCCGCTACGTACTAGCTGGTATTGATGGCATCGACTTAGATGACATGGAAGGCTACGTGAAGTATCGTGCGAATAAAATGCTTCGCATGCTCGGACTAAGTGAAATTTATGAAGGCTATGAGAAGAATCCGATGAAGTGGATCCGTGCGTATACAGATAACTTCAACGGGACAAAATCAGACTTCTTCGAACAAAAATCCCGTCAGTATACGAAGACAAGCGACTTAAACGGATTTGATGATCTGTAA
- a CDS encoding flavodoxin has protein sequence MPKPIQTKTFLIAYASVSGNTEEVAELIAKELSHMEHDVTLYCVSGSEPFPHVPDYDAMLIGTYTWGSGDTPFAVKDFVADVGYKPEQVFVFGTGDTQFGGEDMFCMAADKLVKFYHSPLAPLKIEQSPRGSQEQEVVEWTRGVVEWLN, from the coding sequence ATGCCGAAGCCTATCCAAACAAAAACCTTTCTCATCGCCTATGCTTCTGTCAGCGGCAACACCGAAGAAGTTGCAGAGCTGATTGCGAAAGAACTGTCACATATGGAACACGACGTTACGCTTTACTGTGTAAGCGGCAGTGAGCCATTTCCGCATGTGCCGGATTATGATGCGATGCTAATTGGAACGTATACATGGGGTTCAGGAGATACGCCGTTTGCTGTGAAGGATTTTGTGGCGGATGTCGGATATAAGCCGGAGCAAGTATTTGTGTTCGGCACAGGTGATACCCAGTTTGGCGGCGAGGATATGTTTTGTATGGCAGCGGACAAGCTGGTGAAATTTTATCATTCGCCGCTTGCACCGCTCAAGATTGAGCAGTCACCAAGAGGATCACAAGAACAAGAAGTAGTGGAATGGACGAGAGGAGTAGTAGAATGGCTAAATTGA
- a CDS encoding NUDIX hydrolase has product MKEVRVAYALIHNEETKQILMVSNKKNGSWTLPGGLVETGESLAEAAVREAKEETGLDIQVTTILAVNEAKMLANNEHAVFVTFRAEQISNEIKIQDADKIAEAKWMSYEEVDRVMTYYPGGILCIIGAGIPYIDEGLL; this is encoded by the coding sequence ATGAAAGAAGTTCGTGTAGCTTATGCACTGATTCATAATGAAGAAACAAAACAAATTCTTATGGTATCTAATAAGAAGAACGGCAGCTGGACGTTGCCTGGTGGTTTGGTGGAAACAGGTGAATCACTTGCAGAAGCTGCTGTCAGGGAAGCGAAGGAAGAGACCGGGCTAGACATCCAAGTAACAACAATCTTGGCAGTCAATGAAGCTAAGATGTTAGCCAATAACGAGCACGCTGTCTTTGTGACATTCCGTGCAGAGCAAATTAGTAATGAAATTAAAATTCAAGATGCGGATAAGATAGCTGAAGCCAAGTGGATGTCCTATGAAGAAGTTGATCGTGTAATGACCTATTATCCAGGTGGAATTCTCTGTATTATTGGTGCGGGTATTCCATATATAGACGAAGGTCTTTTATAG
- a CDS encoding MFS transporter has protein sequence MKQLLKNKQFVFVLQSELFSVLSFSMFMITISWYVVDVLHHPQYLGLIMAAASIPRMFTMLIGGVLADRIQKSKILFGTRLIHGLLIGILLVGHSQDALSIWLLLIVSFFIGCFDGLFFPALSSLVTTIVSQKQLQSANTLIHSSQELFFLIGPIAAGAILHYFSFSATFTVSIVAAIISACFVYPGFIKDKKPEKPEVKVTFMTELKEGYRYLRSSSIYISAISIIIIVNFFVFGPMFLSLPILAEQLGGNALDLSFLEAGFSVGSLSATALLLFISFRKNRGKMVLVFLLASVLSLGLFSQIPSLGWLIPVAALIGFFGFFTYIPTDVIIQEKTDPAMMGRVMSIVFLASTAFDPISQTLFSSLMTLGFSARFLLAVFASSGLILAIVVFAKAKKWRNMQ, from the coding sequence GTGAAGCAATTACTTAAAAACAAACAATTCGTCTTCGTTCTGCAATCGGAGTTATTTTCTGTTCTAAGTTTTTCTATGTTTATGATTACTATCTCCTGGTATGTTGTAGATGTGCTGCATCATCCGCAATATCTAGGGTTAATAATGGCTGCTGCTTCCATCCCGAGAATGTTCACGATGCTTATCGGCGGCGTGCTCGCTGATCGTATACAAAAATCCAAAATACTTTTTGGCACTCGACTGATTCACGGGCTCTTAATTGGAATCTTGCTAGTTGGACATTCTCAAGATGCACTTTCTATTTGGTTATTGCTAATTGTTTCTTTCTTTATCGGATGTTTTGATGGGTTATTTTTCCCTGCTCTTTCATCCTTAGTTACGACCATTGTGTCTCAGAAGCAACTGCAGTCTGCCAATACACTTATTCACAGTTCACAAGAGCTGTTCTTTCTAATTGGACCAATTGCCGCAGGAGCTATCTTGCATTATTTCAGTTTCAGCGCTACCTTTACTGTTAGTATTGTCGCTGCAATAATCAGTGCGTGTTTTGTTTATCCAGGATTTATTAAGGATAAAAAGCCGGAAAAACCAGAAGTAAAAGTTACCTTTATGACAGAACTCAAAGAAGGCTATCGTTACTTACGGTCTTCCTCAATCTATATCTCTGCTATTAGTATTATCATCATTGTAAATTTCTTTGTGTTCGGCCCAATGTTCCTTAGCCTGCCTATTCTGGCAGAACAACTCGGGGGCAATGCGCTTGATCTTAGCTTTTTAGAGGCTGGTTTTTCGGTTGGCTCTTTATCAGCTACGGCCTTGCTGCTTTTCATTTCATTTAGGAAGAACCGCGGGAAAATGGTGCTCGTATTCCTCCTTGCTAGTGTCCTATCGCTTGGATTATTCAGTCAAATCCCTAGTTTAGGCTGGTTAATTCCCGTCGCAGCTCTGATTGGCTTCTTTGGCTTCTTCACTTATATTCCAACGGATGTCATCATTCAAGAAAAAACGGACCCAGCCATGATGGGAAGAGTCATGAGTATTGTATTTTTAGCTTCTACTGCCTTTGATCCCATCTCACAGACTTTATTCAGTTCTCTGATGACCCTTGGGTTCTCCGCTCGTTTCTTACTAGCTGTATTCGCTAGCAGCGGGCTAATTCTAGCAATCGTCGTGTTTGCAAAAGCAAAAAAATGGCGTAATATGCAATAA
- a CDS encoding MarR family winged helix-turn-helix transcriptional regulator produces the protein MNNSYKEIIRKMNEAYEEFGILISRETSKLDDLNLTVQQEFILSYISKNEQITANDIAAVFDISKSAVSQVLSKLEKREMITKKANPSNKREYFLALGVNGHKYMESLLQLDDILIDKYYSKIEIEALQQMTETMLRINEVIREQKK, from the coding sequence GTGAACAATTCCTATAAAGAAATTATTCGAAAAATGAATGAAGCGTATGAAGAGTTCGGTATTCTTATCTCAAGAGAAACTAGTAAATTAGATGATCTAAATCTGACTGTTCAACAAGAGTTCATTCTTTCTTATATTTCTAAAAATGAGCAGATTACAGCCAACGATATCGCGGCGGTATTCGACATTTCTAAAAGTGCGGTTAGTCAAGTGCTATCTAAATTAGAAAAACGAGAAATGATTACCAAGAAAGCAAACCCTTCAAACAAACGAGAGTATTTCCTAGCCCTTGGTGTTAATGGTCATAAATATATGGAAAGTCTGCTGCAGCTGGATGACATACTAATCGACAAGTATTATTCAAAGATTGAGATAGAAGCATTACAGCAAATGACGGAAACCATGCTTCGAATAAATGAAGTGATCCGTGAACAAAAAAAGTAG